A single genomic interval of Streptomyces sp. NBC_00663 harbors:
- a CDS encoding SDR family NAD(P)-dependent oxidoreductase, producing MIGSRRTGTTSDIGAQAVLVTGAASGIGRHTALTYARRGHPVAAVDIDAEGLAQLPRRENLHTFACDVADADALDRTLHDVEAAVGTPTRVVHCAGIARVGRLLDQPLADIEQLVRVNYLGSVQVARAVVPRMAARRGGALILVASIAGWVPMTSVGAYSASKAALVAMAEVLARECAGTGVRVVCVCPPAVETPMLTEMQRGHPDVISDAPGIHPDVVLRSAERALARGRVLAFPGRGTTTLWRARRLAPLRVTSLLERVLLKQLSKSRPAPTPPREHGATEGEA from the coding sequence GTGATCGGAAGCAGGCGGACCGGCACCACTTCGGACATCGGCGCGCAGGCCGTCCTGGTGACGGGAGCGGCCAGCGGCATCGGGAGACACACCGCCCTCACTTATGCCCGGCGGGGCCATCCGGTCGCGGCCGTGGACATCGACGCCGAGGGTCTGGCCCAACTGCCCCGCCGGGAAAACCTGCACACCTTCGCCTGCGACGTCGCGGACGCCGACGCACTGGACCGGACCCTCCACGACGTCGAGGCCGCCGTCGGAACGCCGACGCGGGTCGTGCACTGCGCCGGCATCGCCCGCGTGGGCAGACTCCTGGACCAACCCCTCGCCGACATCGAGCAGTTGGTGCGCGTCAACTACCTCGGCAGCGTCCAGGTGGCCCGAGCCGTCGTGCCCCGCATGGCGGCCCGGCGGGGTGGCGCGCTGATCCTGGTCGCCTCCATCGCCGGATGGGTGCCCATGACGTCGGTAGGGGCGTACTCCGCGTCCAAGGCCGCGCTCGTCGCGATGGCCGAGGTGCTGGCCCGGGAGTGCGCCGGCACCGGCGTCCGGGTGGTGTGTGTCTGCCCGCCCGCCGTGGAGACACCGATGCTCACCGAGATGCAGCGCGGCCATCCCGACGTCATCAGCGACGCCCCCGGCATCCACCCCGACGTCGTACTGCGCTCCGCCGAACGCGCCCTGGCCAGGGGACGCGTCCTGGCGTTCCCCGGACGGGGCACGACCACCCTGTGGCGGGCCCGGCGACTGGCCCCGCTGCGGGTCACCAGCCTGCTGGAGAGGGTGCTGCTCAAGCAGTTGAGCAAGTCCCGCCCCGCGCCCACCCCGCCGAGAGAGCACGGGGCGACGGAGGGGGAGGCGTAG
- a CDS encoding glycoside hydrolase family 36 protein — MTGTADAGELAQRAPNSPRGKVSWGHARLAAEFATAADGTLRLTRLDDTGSGDPETALPLVELTALGHGSGWSGPRFTGTALGSRLRYQGHRTDRRDGWERLTVELHDPAIGLTAFAELSSPAGVPVLRSRVRLRNDGDTPLVVQSVSSLLLAGLPGPDSLDVHRARNEWLAECRWYTEPLRATVADINADAHQHDSRAALALTGRGSWPTDGHLPMGALTRRDDGRTWLWQIESPAGWRWDLGEHARGSYLALNGPTDAAHQWRVRLAPGEEFTTVPGVLALGAGFDAAMGALTSYRRLVRRPHPDHEHLPVVFNDYMNTLMGDPTTAKLLPLIDAAAEAGAEYFCIDSGWYDDTADGGWWNSVGAWEPSPRRFPGGGIQAVLDRIRERGMVPGLWLEPEVIGVDSPLAATLPPDAFFQRDGVRLTEQGRHQLDLRHPAARAHLDRTVDRIVGEWGVGYLKLDYNIVVDPGTRGPGDLAPGAGLLGHAQAYLDWLSDVLDRYPALVVENCASGGMRMDGATLAVTQLQSTSDQQDPLRYPPVSASAATAVPPEQGAVWAYPQPEFDDDLIRFTLGGALLGRIHLSGHLNRMSEPQLRLVRDAVDVYRSIRRDLATALPCWPLGLPGWTDEWLALGMRVPDGRTTYLSVWRRGGEAELSLPVGHLAGRAVRAEVLHPVDASAGTAEWDGDGDVVRVSVPRAPGVLLVRLTAEA, encoded by the coding sequence TTGACCGGTACGGCGGATGCGGGGGAGCTCGCCCAGCGGGCGCCGAACTCTCCTCGGGGCAAGGTCAGTTGGGGTCATGCGCGGCTGGCGGCCGAGTTCGCCACCGCCGCCGACGGGACGCTGCGGCTGACCCGGCTCGACGACACGGGCTCCGGTGACCCGGAGACCGCGCTCCCGCTCGTGGAGCTCACCGCCCTGGGGCACGGCAGCGGCTGGTCCGGCCCGCGCTTCACCGGCACGGCCCTCGGCTCCCGCCTCCGCTACCAGGGGCACCGCACGGACCGCCGCGACGGCTGGGAGCGCCTCACCGTCGAACTCCACGACCCCGCAATCGGGTTGACGGCCTTCGCCGAGCTGTCCTCCCCGGCCGGAGTCCCCGTCCTGCGGTCCCGTGTGCGCCTGCGCAACGACGGCGACACACCGCTCGTCGTCCAGTCCGTCAGCAGCCTCCTGCTCGCCGGTCTGCCGGGGCCCGACTCCCTCGACGTCCACCGGGCCCGCAACGAATGGCTCGCCGAGTGCCGTTGGTACACCGAACCCCTGCGCGCGACCGTCGCCGACATCAACGCCGACGCCCACCAGCACGACAGCCGGGCCGCCCTCGCCCTCACCGGACGCGGCAGCTGGCCCACCGACGGCCATCTGCCGATGGGCGCGCTGACCCGACGGGACGACGGCCGGACCTGGCTGTGGCAGATCGAGTCCCCCGCGGGCTGGCGCTGGGACCTCGGCGAACACGCCCGTGGCAGCTACCTGGCGCTGAACGGCCCCACCGACGCCGCGCACCAGTGGCGGGTCCGGCTCGCGCCGGGCGAGGAGTTCACCACGGTGCCGGGTGTGCTCGCGCTGGGCGCCGGGTTCGACGCGGCGATGGGTGCCCTCACCTCGTACCGCCGCCTCGTCCGCCGCCCGCACCCGGACCATGAACACCTGCCGGTCGTCTTCAACGACTACATGAACACGCTGATGGGCGACCCCACGACGGCCAAGCTCCTTCCCCTGATCGACGCCGCCGCCGAGGCCGGCGCGGAGTACTTCTGCATCGACTCCGGCTGGTACGACGACACGGCCGACGGCGGCTGGTGGAACAGCGTCGGCGCCTGGGAACCCTCGCCCCGCCGCTTTCCGGGCGGCGGCATCCAGGCCGTACTGGACCGCATCCGTGAACGCGGCATGGTGCCCGGGCTGTGGCTGGAGCCGGAGGTCATCGGCGTGGACAGCCCCCTCGCGGCGACGCTGCCGCCGGACGCGTTCTTCCAGCGCGACGGCGTACGCCTCACCGAACAGGGCCGTCACCAGCTCGACCTGCGGCACCCGGCCGCCCGCGCGCACCTGGACCGGACGGTGGACCGGATCGTGGGGGAGTGGGGCGTGGGCTACCTCAAGCTCGACTACAACATCGTCGTCGACCCCGGTACCCGCGGCCCCGGCGACCTCGCGCCCGGCGCCGGGCTGCTCGGTCACGCGCAGGCATACCTGGACTGGCTGTCCGACGTCCTGGACCGGTACCCGGCACTGGTCGTCGAGAACTGCGCCTCGGGCGGCATGCGCATGGACGGCGCCACCCTGGCCGTCACCCAGCTCCAGTCCACCAGCGACCAGCAGGACCCGCTGCGCTACCCGCCGGTCTCCGCCTCCGCGGCCACGGCCGTCCCGCCCGAACAGGGCGCCGTATGGGCCTACCCGCAACCCGAGTTCGACGACGACCTCATCCGCTTCACCCTCGGCGGCGCGCTCCTCGGCCGCATCCACCTGTCCGGGCATCTGAACCGGATGTCCGAGCCCCAACTCCGGCTCGTGCGGGACGCGGTGGACGTGTACCGAAGCATCCGCCGGGACCTCGCGACGGCCCTGCCGTGCTGGCCGCTGGGGCTGCCGGGCTGGACGGACGAATGGCTCGCGCTCGGCATGCGGGTGCCCGACGGCCGTACCACGTACCTGTCGGTGTGGCGCCGCGGCGGGGAGGCCGAACTGAGTCTGCCGGTCGGCCATTTGGCCGGACGGGCGGTGCGCGCGGAGGTGCTGCACCCGGTGGACGCGTCGGCCGGCACGGCCGAGTGGGACGGGGACGGCGACGTGGTGCGGGTGTCGGTGCCGCGGGCGCCGGGTGTGCTGCTGGTGCGGTTGACCGCCGAGGCGTAG
- the gap gene encoding type I glyceraldehyde-3-phosphate dehydrogenase, with protein sequence MSVRVGINGFGRIGRNYLRLVLERAEGAAGTPVEVVAVNDITSPAALAHLLAYDSTYGRIGRTVEHDDASLTVDGHRIAVTAERDPAALAWGELGVDVVIESTGRFRSREDAGLHLKSGARKVLLSVPGKGVDATVVMGVNEGTYDPERDHVVSNASCTTNCVAPMVKVLHESFGIVKGLMTTIHGYTNDQVVLDGPHKDLRRGRSAAVNIIPTSTGAARAVGLVLPELAGTLDGIAVRVPVEDGSLTDLTVVLGREVTADEVNDAFREAAAAPLKGVLRVSDAPIVSRDIVGDPASCVLDAPLTQANGELVKVFGWYDNEWGYTNRLLDLTEYVAARLPRG encoded by the coding sequence ATGAGCGTGCGCGTGGGCATCAACGGATTCGGCCGTATCGGCCGCAACTACCTGCGCCTCGTGCTGGAGCGCGCGGAGGGCGCCGCCGGTACGCCGGTGGAGGTCGTGGCGGTCAACGACATCACCTCACCGGCGGCGCTGGCCCATCTGCTGGCCTACGACTCCACGTACGGCCGCATCGGCCGCACCGTCGAGCACGACGACGCCTCCCTCACGGTGGACGGACACCGGATCGCCGTGACCGCCGAGCGGGACCCCGCCGCACTGGCCTGGGGCGAACTGGGAGTGGACGTCGTCATCGAGTCGACGGGACGCTTCCGCAGCCGTGAGGACGCCGGCCTGCACCTGAAGTCCGGCGCCCGCAAGGTGCTGCTCTCCGTGCCGGGCAAGGGCGTCGACGCCACCGTCGTGATGGGCGTCAACGAGGGGACCTACGACCCCGAGCGCGACCACGTCGTCTCCAACGCCTCCTGCACCACCAACTGCGTGGCCCCGATGGTCAAGGTGCTCCACGAGTCCTTCGGCATCGTCAAGGGACTCATGACGACCATCCACGGCTACACCAACGACCAGGTCGTCCTCGACGGCCCCCACAAGGACCTGCGCCGCGGGCGCAGCGCCGCCGTGAACATCATCCCGACCAGCACCGGGGCAGCGCGTGCCGTGGGACTTGTGCTGCCGGAGCTGGCGGGCACCCTGGACGGCATCGCGGTGCGGGTACCGGTGGAGGACGGCTCGCTGACCGACCTGACGGTGGTGCTGGGCCGCGAGGTGACCGCGGACGAGGTCAACGACGCCTTCCGGGAGGCCGCCGCCGCGCCGCTGAAGGGAGTGCTCCGGGTCTCCGACGCCCCGATCGTCTCCCGCGACATCGTGGGCGACCCGGCCTCGTGCGTCCTCGACGCCCCGCTCACCCAGGCGAACGGCGAACTGGTCAAGGTCTTCGGCTGGTACGACAACGAGTGGGGTTACACCAACCGGCTTCTCGACCTCACCGAGTACGTCGCCGCCCGCCTGCCGCGCGGCTGA
- a CDS encoding ABC transporter substrate-binding protein translates to MKRRALPALALISALALAATACSDPTAADSDSDSDSDARQTAVDPTARLDGVKLTMWTAQNTVNAPKQVIDAFEKATGAEVETQAIPDLYEQNVPTKLASGDRPDLMFWQPSVSTLPFIQPKQNLLPLDGEPWEAKLGDTEKSLGVIDGKRYAAIVTSPAMLGVYYNKDVFAKAGLSEKDFPKSYDELLALGRKVVDKTDAAAFYEAGGDQWPLQWQMQVQLTDLDQAWWDGLNRNKEKWTDPVVVGAVKKYKDKLLDAGLAQKNYRTGTFTGQADALWKGEAGMVLNVTSFQSQLQAKYSTAEIDREVGWFPVANSSATGLYSPDQTNGVVAFRTGDEKRQNAARQFLAFWLGPDYADYIKAMKIPSVQPSVPTPDGLPQTSKDQVEALPTAIGVFQAKAIVAPDAHLYLADMIYGKKNPEQVAQAVQDQFAQVAKAQAAPGF, encoded by the coding sequence ATGAAGAGAAGAGCACTCCCCGCACTGGCACTGATATCCGCCCTGGCCCTGGCCGCCACCGCGTGCAGCGACCCCACCGCGGCCGACTCGGACTCCGACTCCGACTCCGACGCCCGGCAGACAGCCGTCGACCCCACCGCCCGCCTCGACGGCGTGAAGCTCACGATGTGGACCGCGCAGAACACCGTCAACGCGCCGAAACAGGTGATCGACGCCTTCGAGAAGGCCACGGGCGCCGAGGTCGAGACCCAGGCGATCCCGGACCTCTACGAGCAGAACGTGCCGACCAAGCTGGCCTCCGGTGACCGCCCCGACCTGATGTTCTGGCAGCCCTCAGTCTCCACCCTGCCCTTCATCCAGCCGAAGCAGAACCTCCTCCCCCTCGACGGGGAGCCGTGGGAGGCGAAGCTCGGCGACACCGAGAAGTCGCTCGGCGTGATCGACGGCAAGCGGTACGCGGCGATCGTCACCAGCCCCGCCATGCTCGGCGTCTACTACAACAAGGACGTCTTCGCGAAGGCCGGTCTCAGCGAGAAGGACTTCCCGAAGTCGTACGACGAGTTGCTCGCCCTCGGCCGCAAGGTCGTCGACAAGACGGACGCGGCCGCCTTCTACGAGGCCGGCGGTGACCAGTGGCCGTTGCAGTGGCAGATGCAGGTCCAGCTCACCGACCTCGACCAAGCGTGGTGGGACGGGCTGAACCGGAACAAGGAGAAGTGGACCGACCCCGTCGTGGTCGGTGCCGTCAAGAAGTACAAGGACAAGCTGCTCGACGCCGGGCTGGCCCAGAAGAACTACCGCACCGGCACCTTCACCGGGCAGGCCGACGCCCTGTGGAAGGGCGAGGCCGGGATGGTCCTCAACGTCACGTCCTTCCAGAGCCAGTTGCAGGCCAAGTACTCCACCGCCGAGATCGACCGCGAGGTCGGCTGGTTCCCCGTCGCCAACTCCTCAGCCACCGGCCTGTATTCACCCGACCAGACCAATGGGGTGGTCGCCTTCAGGACCGGTGACGAGAAGCGGCAGAACGCGGCCCGGCAGTTCCTCGCCTTCTGGCTCGGTCCCGACTACGCCGACTACATCAAGGCGATGAAGATCCCGTCCGTGCAGCCCTCCGTGCCGACCCCCGACGGCCTGCCGCAGACCTCGAAGGACCAGGTCGAGGCCCTGCCCACCGCCATCGGCGTGTTCCAGGCGAAGGCGATCGTCGCCCCGGACGCCCATCTGTACCTGGCCGACATGATCTACGGGAAGAAGAATCCCGAACAGGTCGCCCAGGCCGTCCAGGACCAGTTCGCCCAGGTGGCCAAGGCGCAGGCCGCGCCCGGATTCTGA
- a CDS encoding universal stress protein, producing the protein MTLQHVVVGTDGSLVSVRALDWAADEAVRYRAGLRIVYAVPDRDEAGPVLASATARVHARHPGLTLTSRAVAGSPARALAEESEDAVLTVVGSRGFGGVTGLLAGSVSLRLAAQARGPLLVVRGDHPCDGGQAVLLGLEDDSDTEATAYAFAEAERRCVRLRVLHSRTHRHITPELPSPIPATSPGQRHLDREDRAEEAVPRFSLARLEERHPGVEVDARTVRTGPAHALLAATDDSAVVVIGAHRRAGRLGPQLGPVAHTLLHRSHCPVVLVPTTG; encoded by the coding sequence ATGACTCTCCAGCACGTGGTCGTGGGAACGGACGGATCACTGGTCTCCGTGCGGGCGCTGGACTGGGCCGCGGACGAGGCCGTGCGGTACAGGGCCGGCCTGCGGATCGTGTACGCCGTGCCCGACCGTGACGAGGCCGGCCCCGTCCTGGCGTCGGCCACCGCACGCGTGCACGCACGCCACCCGGGCCTGACCCTGACGTCCCGGGCCGTCGCGGGCAGCCCTGCGCGGGCGCTCGCGGAGGAAAGCGAGGACGCGGTCCTCACCGTCGTGGGAAGCCGCGGTTTCGGCGGTGTCACCGGGCTGCTGGCCGGTTCCGTCAGCCTGCGGCTGGCCGCACAGGCGCGGGGGCCGCTGCTCGTCGTACGGGGTGACCATCCGTGCGACGGCGGACAAGCGGTGCTGCTGGGCCTGGAGGACGACTCCGACACCGAAGCCACCGCGTACGCCTTCGCCGAGGCCGAGCGCCGCTGTGTCCGGCTGCGCGTCCTGCACTCCCGCACGCATCGGCACATCACCCCCGAACTGCCCTCGCCGATCCCCGCCACCAGCCCGGGGCAACGGCACCTCGACCGGGAGGACCGGGCCGAGGAAGCCGTACCGCGCTTCAGCCTGGCCCGGCTGGAGGAGCGGCATCCGGGTGTCGAGGTGGACGCTCGCACGGTACGCACCGGTCCGGCCCACGCCCTGCTGGCCGCCACGGACGACTCCGCAGTCGTCGTCATCGGCGCCCACCGCCGGGCCGGTCGACTCGGACCGCAACTGGGCCCCGTGGCACACACCCTCCTGCACCGCTCGCACTGCCCGGTGGTGCTGGTGCCGACGACCGGATGA
- a CDS encoding LacI family DNA-binding transcriptional regulator: MNVTGHTRSPASIRDVAAAADVSYQTVSRVINGHPSVKPSTRERVLAAIDELGFRRSATALALASGRTRAVTVLTANTTHYGYASILQGVEEAARAASYAVGISVLESADEAAVAVEVRRAADAGGGLIVIAYDPAGVRALDAVPAGLPVVGVVETPASPPGENRPWVWTDDREAAYEATRHLLSLGHETVHYVAIPSSTRRTSARTSGWRQALKEAGAPQPRPVQGSWGPAGGHAAGLKLAKDPAVTAVLCGNDDLALGVLRALHEAGRPVPGAVSVAGFDDAPHSAYLTPSLTTVRLDFTGLGRSAFALLHGVLEASARIAPHPVSVPELVVRESSGPPLS, encoded by the coding sequence ATGAATGTGACCGGTCACACAAGGAGCCCGGCGAGCATCAGGGACGTCGCGGCCGCCGCCGACGTCTCGTACCAGACCGTCTCCCGGGTGATCAACGGCCACCCCAGCGTCAAGCCGTCGACCCGGGAACGGGTGCTCGCCGCCATCGACGAGCTGGGCTTCCGGCGCAGCGCGACCGCGCTCGCCCTGGCCAGCGGGCGCACCCGGGCCGTGACCGTGCTCACCGCCAACACCACCCACTACGGCTACGCCTCGATCCTCCAGGGCGTGGAGGAGGCCGCGCGCGCCGCCTCCTACGCGGTCGGGATAAGCGTCCTGGAGTCGGCCGACGAGGCCGCGGTCGCCGTGGAGGTGCGACGGGCCGCCGACGCGGGCGGCGGGCTGATCGTGATCGCCTACGATCCGGCCGGAGTACGCGCCCTGGACGCGGTCCCGGCCGGACTGCCGGTCGTCGGCGTGGTGGAGACCCCGGCGAGCCCGCCCGGCGAGAACCGCCCCTGGGTGTGGACCGACGACCGCGAGGCCGCCTACGAGGCGACCCGCCATCTGCTCTCGCTCGGGCACGAGACCGTGCACTATGTCGCCATCCCGTCCAGCACCCGCCGCACGAGCGCCCGCACCAGCGGCTGGCGGCAGGCCCTGAAGGAGGCCGGCGCCCCGCAACCCCGCCCGGTGCAGGGCAGTTGGGGCCCCGCGGGCGGCCACGCGGCGGGGCTGAAGCTGGCGAAGGACCCCGCCGTCACCGCGGTCCTGTGCGGCAACGACGATCTGGCGCTCGGTGTCCTGCGCGCCCTGCACGAGGCGGGCCGCCCGGTGCCGGGCGCGGTCAGCGTGGCGGGGTTCGACGACGCCCCGCACTCCGCCTATCTCACGCCCTCCCTCACGACCGTACGCCTGGACTTCACCGGTCTGGGCCGGTCCGCGTTCGCGCTGCTGCACGGGGTGCTGGAGGCGTCGGCGCGGATCGCCCCGCACCCGGTCTCCGTCCCGGAGCTGGTGGTGCGGGAGAGCTCGGGGCCGCCGCTCTCCTGA
- a CDS encoding carbohydrate ABC transporter permease — protein sequence MTHTVVRAKKPAPVSGTPRKPGRLPRAAVHHPWWFALPAIVVFAGFFLVPNLLNFYYPFTDWSSYHPDIAFTGLDNLRTIADDGSLLRAIRTTLLYAALAAFFQNGFGLALALLLEDDTRFNRFFRAAFFLPVLISALATGYVFQALLDQDGAVNSVLGSDVPWLGSTTWTLVVVTLIHGWKWMGLSMLIYLAGLKGIPGDMLEAARMDGAGPWRTFWSVRWPMLAPAVTFNVTTALIGSMNTFDIVQATTGGGPAASTEVFNIYMFRIFGQGLYAQASAMSLVLFLVVVAVAIPLVVGLRRREQLL from the coding sequence ATGACTCATACCGTCGTACGCGCCAAGAAGCCCGCGCCGGTGTCGGGCACACCGAGGAAGCCGGGGCGGTTGCCGCGGGCCGCGGTGCACCATCCCTGGTGGTTCGCCCTCCCGGCGATCGTCGTCTTCGCCGGCTTCTTCCTGGTCCCCAACCTGCTCAACTTCTACTACCCGTTCACCGACTGGTCCTCCTACCACCCGGACATCGCCTTCACCGGCCTGGACAACCTCAGGACCATCGCCGACGACGGCTCGCTGCTGCGGGCGATCCGTACGACCCTGCTGTACGCGGCGCTCGCGGCGTTCTTCCAGAACGGCTTCGGTCTCGCACTCGCCCTGCTGCTGGAGGACGACACCCGCTTCAACCGCTTCTTCCGAGCGGCCTTCTTCCTGCCGGTGCTCATCTCGGCCCTTGCGACGGGTTACGTCTTCCAGGCGCTCCTCGACCAGGACGGCGCCGTCAACTCCGTGCTGGGAAGCGATGTTCCGTGGCTCGGCTCGACGACCTGGACGCTGGTCGTGGTCACCCTCATCCACGGCTGGAAGTGGATGGGGCTGTCGATGCTGATCTATCTCGCCGGGCTCAAGGGCATCCCCGGGGACATGCTGGAGGCCGCGCGGATGGACGGGGCCGGGCCGTGGCGGACCTTCTGGTCGGTGCGCTGGCCCATGCTCGCCCCGGCCGTCACCTTCAACGTGACCACGGCGCTGATCGGTTCGATGAACACCTTCGACATCGTCCAGGCCACAACCGGCGGCGGGCCCGCCGCCTCCACCGAGGTCTTCAACATCTACATGTTCCGGATCTTCGGGCAGGGCCTGTACGCCCAGGCCTCCGCGATGAGTCTGGTGCTCTTCCTGGTCGTGGTGGCCGTGGCGATCCCGCTGGTCGTCGGACTGCGCCGAAGGGAGCAACTCCTGTGA
- a CDS encoding carbohydrate ABC transporter permease, with product MTPVWRYARPALVLLLAGLAVGVPLWLVAVTSAKPQTEAIRPNLDLPRHWQPSRNYADAVSEGEMLRGFLNSLLVVVPSVLLVLVLGAGAAWVFARHRSRLVSAAYALCISGLLLPPAVITIVMELRQLGLANTRPGMIAVYTGMYLSTSIFFMTGFIRAIPMELEEAARIDGAPPWRIFARIVLPLLRPVIATATIMVMLYAWSDIFYAFFVLGGGDRATLPLNLYQVASAQLYLDNWHLVFAYVVVMSLPMVVVFLVGQRKIVSGITSGAVK from the coding sequence GTGACCCCGGTGTGGCGTTACGCCCGCCCGGCGCTCGTCCTCCTGCTCGCCGGCCTCGCCGTCGGCGTGCCGTTGTGGCTGGTCGCGGTCACCTCGGCCAAGCCGCAGACCGAGGCGATCAGACCCAACCTGGACCTGCCCCGGCACTGGCAGCCTTCCCGTAACTACGCGGACGCCGTCAGCGAGGGCGAGATGCTGCGCGGTTTCCTCAACTCCCTGCTGGTCGTGGTGCCTTCGGTGCTGCTCGTGCTGGTGCTCGGGGCGGGCGCCGCATGGGTCTTCGCGCGCCACAGGTCCAGGCTCGTCTCGGCGGCGTACGCCCTGTGCATCAGCGGACTGCTGCTGCCGCCCGCGGTCATCACCATCGTGATGGAACTGCGGCAGCTCGGCCTGGCCAACACCCGCCCCGGCATGATCGCCGTCTACACCGGCATGTACCTGTCGACATCGATCTTCTTCATGACCGGTTTCATCCGCGCGATCCCCATGGAACTGGAGGAGGCGGCCCGCATCGACGGGGCACCCCCCTGGCGGATCTTCGCGCGGATCGTCCTGCCGCTGCTCAGGCCGGTGATCGCCACCGCGACGATCATGGTGATGCTCTATGCCTGGAGCGACATCTTCTACGCCTTCTTCGTCCTCGGCGGCGGAGATCGGGCGACCCTGCCGCTCAACCTCTACCAGGTCGCCAGCGCCCAGCTCTATCTCGACAACTGGCATCTCGTCTTCGCGTACGTCGTGGTGATGAGCCTGCCGATGGTCGTCGTGTTCCTCGTCGGCCAGCGAAAGATCGTGTCCGGAATCACCAGTGGAGCCGTCAAATAA